The following proteins come from a genomic window of Microbacterium sp. JZ31:
- a CDS encoding CoF synthetase: MQRPPDDPVALDEYAPLGSVALTDAERWPGLSPQGRARLGALVWHPLAPRWVHATGHRLSPERQRRAVETGASSPRPDWLQEHLARARVLPHYRDAAPERLEDFPFLTRDDLVRDVSAFVPRDADLDQMLHGTSSGSTGAALVMPDDPDELARWFHHLVGLVRGLGVDWRPAPDRLGLAYLVNQRQAFTYASVLPGFGESAMARLNLAETDPDLLAGVDPQVLSGDPTALDALLRAEYATRLRPLAIVSSAMALTLPLRAALEAAFGCPVLDVYGLHETRPIAVSVDGGPHVVLDRRVHVEVLRPDGSACADGERGEIVVTAGENRFLPLVRYRTGDTACAVRTPGGRMALAGLEGRARVTFRRGDGARVPSVDLTQQLQAAGCRGWAVVQSADGSVAVRIAGGDGNQVRRALGVLLDVPVEVARVAALADLGEGKPRRFRSEA; encoded by the coding sequence ATGCAGCGCCCACCGGATGATCCCGTCGCGCTCGATGAGTACGCACCCCTCGGCAGCGTCGCGCTGACGGACGCCGAGCGGTGGCCCGGCCTGAGCCCGCAGGGCCGCGCCCGGCTCGGCGCCCTCGTGTGGCACCCGCTCGCCCCGCGCTGGGTGCACGCGACCGGGCACCGCCTCTCCCCCGAGCGCCAGCGCCGCGCGGTCGAGACCGGCGCGTCCTCTCCCCGGCCGGACTGGCTCCAGGAGCACCTCGCGCGCGCCCGCGTGCTGCCGCACTACCGCGACGCCGCGCCCGAGCGCCTCGAGGACTTCCCGTTCCTCACCCGCGACGACCTCGTGCGCGATGTCTCCGCGTTCGTGCCGCGCGACGCCGACCTGGATCAGATGCTGCACGGCACGTCCTCCGGTTCGACCGGCGCCGCGCTCGTGATGCCCGACGATCCGGATGAGCTCGCCCGCTGGTTCCACCACCTCGTCGGGCTCGTGCGCGGCCTCGGCGTCGACTGGCGCCCCGCGCCCGACCGGCTGGGCCTCGCGTATCTCGTGAACCAGCGCCAGGCCTTCACGTACGCGTCGGTGCTGCCGGGCTTCGGGGAGTCGGCGATGGCGCGGCTCAACCTGGCGGAGACGGATCCGGATCTCCTCGCCGGTGTCGATCCGCAGGTGCTGAGCGGCGATCCGACCGCGCTCGACGCGCTCCTGCGCGCCGAGTACGCGACGCGGCTGCGCCCGCTCGCGATCGTCTCGAGCGCCATGGCGCTCACGCTTCCCCTGCGCGCCGCGCTGGAGGCGGCGTTCGGCTGCCCGGTGCTCGACGTCTACGGCCTGCACGAGACGCGGCCCATCGCCGTGAGCGTCGACGGCGGCCCGCACGTCGTGCTCGACCGCCGCGTGCACGTCGAGGTGCTGCGCCCCGACGGATCCGCCTGTGCCGACGGCGAGCGGGGCGAGATCGTCGTGACCGCCGGCGAGAACCGCTTCCTGCCGCTCGTGCGCTACCGCACGGGAGACACGGCTTGCGCCGTGCGCACGCCCGGCGGCAGGATGGCGCTGGCCGGGCTCGAGGGGCGCGCGCGCGTCACCTTCCGCAGGGGCGACGGCGCGCGCGTGCCGAGCGTCGATCTCACCCAGCAGCTGCAGGCGGCCGGGTGCCGGGGCTGGGCGGTCGTGCAGTCCGCCGACGGGTCCGTCGCCGTCCGGATCGCGGGCGGCGACGGGAATCAGGTGCGACGGGCGCTCGGCGTGCTGCTCGACGTGCCGGTCGAGGTCGCGCGGGTGGCGGCGCTCGCGGATCTCGGGGAGGGCAAGCCCCGGCGGTTCCGCTCCGAGGCGTGA
- a CDS encoding potassium transporter Kef → MDLEAASARVVAWGGDAARFADAVARGVAAVPDLGPAAVVTLAAVAGWRAGVLGLRDDALTRLAAATGPLAAACAAALRLRPDDLAFTVTGQRQDRFWWPGATSRSVVARVGGFRGLGGPWDLPPADPRQIAAGAWSVRVGDARIAVEADVFGHRLTALDEHRSASDDPGWAELEAPGGTHLATIRRSR, encoded by the coding sequence GTGGATCTGGAGGCGGCGAGCGCGCGGGTCGTCGCGTGGGGCGGGGATGCCGCGCGCTTCGCCGACGCCGTGGCGCGCGGCGTGGCCGCGGTGCCCGACCTCGGCCCCGCCGCGGTCGTCACGCTCGCGGCGGTGGCGGGCTGGCGCGCGGGCGTCCTCGGCCTGCGGGACGACGCACTGACGCGTCTGGCGGCGGCGACGGGGCCGCTCGCCGCCGCGTGCGCGGCCGCCCTGCGCCTGCGGCCGGACGACCTTGCCTTCACGGTGACGGGCCAGCGGCAGGATCGCTTCTGGTGGCCCGGAGCGACCTCGCGGTCGGTGGTCGCGCGGGTGGGCGGGTTCCGGGGTCTGGGCGGCCCGTGGGACCTCCCGCCTGCGGACCCGCGGCAGATCGCGGCCGGTGCCTGGAGCGTGCGCGTCGGCGACGCGCGCATCGCGGTCGAGGCCGACGTGTTCGGCCATCGGCTCACCGCGCTGGACGAGCACCGGTCGGCGTCGGACGATCCCGGCTGGGCCGAGCTCGAGGCCCCGGGCGGCACGCACCTCGCCACGATCCGGCGGTCGCGATGA
- a CDS encoding DUF3039 domain-containing protein — MSTPLDTPGDGGTALLDRELEKLLEEENVEPGDHERFSHYVKKEKILESALTGKPVRALCGKKWTPGRDPEKFPVCPTCKEIYESLNS, encoded by the coding sequence ATGAGCACCCCCCTCGACACCCCTGGCGACGGCGGCACGGCCCTTCTCGACCGCGAGCTCGAGAAGCTCCTGGAAGAGGAGAACGTCGAGCCGGGCGATCACGAGCGCTTCTCGCACTACGTGAAGAAGGAGAAGATCCTCGAGTCGGCGCTCACCGGCAAGCCCGTGCGCGCGCTGTGCGGCAAGAAGTGGACGCCCGGCCGCGACCCCGAGAAGTTCCCGGTCTGCCCGACCTGCAAGGAGATCTACGAGTCGCTGAACTCGTAG
- a CDS encoding VWA domain-containing protein, giving the protein MTVAAEAAWEAAQALWGVRMHAPVPKPDAHEASFAWFGFPAEISYDPIALDRVGCAAFLESVFAHELGHHALAPSTRIDSLKIRYQMARALAASDPLGGVDTAAQAPRYANIWSDMLINVRVAQAQRADDPDREPEMIRMWRVLSAPVIAHGDAGAETDPAWWVVMRAYEMLWALPAGSLCVAAAPHRLRDEAAAAAEQARNLGEVDPADIQLPRGFGSRYRGDYADAERRRRAAEINRERAEAQVHPALSLDPELDARFLADTVRVFGADPISGALSFGMILGPYVSALHAAGMEGAVAGGAGGTGGCAEDQGAAATAEELERVLSDGRLRETPLHPSLTLADAGSVPETPDAERRAGQGFGLARTLALFSASERAAVLAAWYQSEAAPFVAPLRAPRSVPARSDLLGALETWEVGDDLADLDWPGTLARGAAVIPGVTTRRRDLLPDDPVREQRPVTLDLYVDSSGSMPHPDRGSPAVLAGMILVQSVLRGGGRVRVSSFSSPGQVASFEKFTRDRLQITSTLCTFFGGGTVFPLDLLASRYLSDRSVVRRGERRQLVVLSDSGVASFFGAWQDQYADVAPRVLPLVESGTLVVVPDAWSRKQGYGAGDTGYEVMEVETMTDAPAVCARLARRIMQAGAAA; this is encoded by the coding sequence ATGACGGTCGCCGCCGAAGCGGCCTGGGAGGCGGCGCAGGCCCTGTGGGGCGTCCGCATGCATGCCCCTGTTCCGAAGCCCGACGCGCACGAGGCCTCCTTCGCCTGGTTCGGGTTCCCGGCCGAGATCTCCTACGACCCGATCGCGCTCGACCGCGTCGGCTGCGCGGCCTTCCTCGAGAGCGTGTTCGCGCACGAGCTGGGACACCACGCGCTCGCCCCGAGCACCCGGATCGACTCGCTGAAGATCCGCTACCAGATGGCCCGCGCGCTGGCGGCGAGCGATCCGCTGGGCGGCGTCGACACGGCGGCTCAGGCGCCGCGGTACGCGAACATCTGGTCGGACATGCTCATCAACGTGCGGGTCGCGCAGGCTCAGCGCGCCGACGATCCGGATCGCGAGCCGGAGATGATCCGGATGTGGCGCGTCCTGTCCGCCCCGGTCATCGCGCACGGCGATGCGGGCGCGGAGACCGACCCCGCCTGGTGGGTGGTCATGCGCGCGTACGAGATGCTCTGGGCGCTGCCCGCCGGCTCGCTCTGCGTCGCGGCCGCCCCGCACCGCCTGCGCGACGAGGCAGCGGCGGCGGCCGAGCAGGCGCGGAACCTCGGCGAGGTCGACCCCGCCGACATCCAGCTCCCACGGGGCTTCGGCAGCCGGTATCGCGGCGACTACGCGGACGCCGAGCGGCGCCGGCGGGCCGCGGAGATCAATCGCGAGCGGGCGGAGGCTCAGGTGCATCCGGCTCTGTCCCTGGACCCCGAGCTGGACGCGCGCTTCCTGGCCGACACCGTGCGGGTGTTCGGCGCCGACCCGATCTCCGGCGCACTGTCGTTCGGCATGATCCTCGGCCCGTACGTGTCCGCCCTGCACGCCGCGGGCATGGAGGGCGCGGTCGCCGGCGGCGCGGGCGGGACCGGCGGATGCGCCGAGGACCAGGGCGCGGCCGCGACGGCGGAGGAGCTCGAGCGGGTCCTGTCCGACGGTCGCCTGCGCGAGACGCCGCTGCACCCGTCGCTGACGCTCGCGGATGCCGGTTCCGTGCCCGAGACGCCGGACGCCGAGCGCCGGGCGGGTCAGGGCTTCGGCCTCGCCCGGACGCTCGCACTGTTCTCGGCGTCCGAGCGGGCCGCGGTGCTGGCCGCCTGGTACCAGAGCGAGGCGGCGCCCTTCGTCGCGCCGCTGCGCGCGCCGCGCTCGGTGCCCGCCCGCAGCGACCTGCTCGGCGCCCTCGAGACCTGGGAGGTCGGCGACGACCTCGCCGACCTCGACTGGCCGGGCACGCTGGCGCGCGGCGCCGCCGTGATCCCGGGCGTGACGACCCGGCGGCGCGACCTGCTGCCGGACGATCCCGTGCGCGAGCAGCGGCCCGTCACGCTCGATCTGTACGTCGACTCGTCCGGTTCCATGCCGCATCCGGACCGCGGATCGCCCGCGGTGCTCGCGGGGATGATCCTCGTCCAGTCGGTGCTGCGCGGCGGCGGGCGCGTGCGCGTGTCCTCCTTCTCGAGCCCGGGCCAGGTCGCCTCGTTCGAGAAGTTCACGCGGGACCGCCTGCAGATCACGAGCACGCTGTGCACGTTCTTCGGCGGTGGCACGGTGTTCCCGCTCGACCTGCTCGCGTCGCGCTATCTGTCGGACCGGTCGGTCGTCCGCCGCGGCGAGCGCCGGCAGCTCGTGGTGCTGAGCGACAGCGGCGTGGCGAGCTTCTTCGGCGCGTGGCAGGACCAGTACGCCGACGTGGCGCCGCGCGTCCTGCCGCTGGTCGAGAGCGGCACGCTCGTGGTGGTGCCCGACGCCTGGTCGCGGAAGCAGGGCTACGGCGCGGGCGACACGGGATACGAGGTCATGGAGGTCGAGACGATGACGGACGCCCCCGCGGTGTGCGCGCGGCTGGCGCGCCGGATCATGCAGGCGGGGGCGGCCGCATGA
- a CDS encoding nicotinate phosphoribosyltransferase, with translation MSASTALLTDRYELTMLDAALRDGTAQRHCVFELFARRLSGGRRFGVVGGTGRLLSLLRDFRFAEDELRFLRDEKVVSAEAVAYLENYRFTGSITGYREGELYFPGSPILTVEGSFADAVILETVALSVLNHDSAVATAAARMSIAAGDRPLAEMGSRRAGETSAVAAARMAYIAGFNATSNLEAGRTWGIPTMGTAAHSWTLLHDSEEDAFRAQVEALGTGTTLLVDTYDIVTGVETAVRVAGTGLGGVRLDSGDLPTVAASVREHLDRLGAENTRITVTSDLDEYAIAALAASPVDAYGVGTSVVTGSGHPTAGMVYKLVARQGSDGGWVSVAKTAEGKGSQGGRKSAFRTLENGVATQELVEVADGFEQLAAPSDYPEARALQVPLVVDGEPVPEFEGPSGVRSAREHHLRVREELPIRALALSRSDPAIPTVYLDAGEA, from the coding sequence ATGAGTGCCTCCACGGCCCTGTTGACCGACCGCTACGAGCTCACGATGCTCGACGCCGCGCTGCGAGACGGCACCGCGCAGCGTCACTGCGTGTTCGAGCTGTTCGCCCGTCGCCTGTCCGGCGGGCGTCGCTTCGGCGTCGTGGGCGGCACGGGGCGTCTGCTCTCCCTGCTGCGCGACTTCCGCTTCGCCGAGGACGAGCTGCGCTTCCTGCGCGACGAGAAGGTCGTCAGCGCGGAAGCCGTCGCCTACCTCGAGAACTACCGCTTCACCGGGTCCATCACGGGATACCGCGAGGGCGAGCTGTACTTCCCCGGATCGCCGATCCTGACGGTCGAGGGCAGCTTCGCCGACGCCGTGATCCTCGAGACCGTGGCGCTCAGCGTGCTGAACCACGACTCGGCCGTCGCGACGGCCGCCGCCCGCATGAGCATCGCCGCGGGCGATCGGCCGCTGGCCGAGATGGGATCGCGTCGCGCGGGCGAGACGTCAGCGGTCGCGGCCGCGCGCATGGCCTACATCGCGGGCTTCAACGCCACCAGCAACCTCGAGGCGGGTCGCACGTGGGGCATCCCGACGATGGGCACCGCCGCGCACTCGTGGACCCTGCTGCACGACAGCGAGGAGGACGCCTTCCGCGCCCAGGTGGAGGCGCTCGGCACCGGCACCACGCTGCTCGTCGACACATATGACATCGTCACGGGCGTCGAGACCGCCGTGCGCGTGGCGGGCACCGGACTCGGCGGCGTGCGCCTCGACTCCGGCGACCTGCCGACGGTCGCCGCGTCGGTGCGCGAGCACCTCGACCGGCTGGGCGCCGAGAACACGCGGATCACCGTCACCAGCGACCTCGACGAGTACGCCATCGCGGCGCTCGCCGCATCTCCCGTCGACGCGTACGGCGTCGGCACCTCGGTCGTGACGGGATCCGGTCATCCGACGGCGGGAATGGTCTACAAGCTCGTCGCACGCCAGGGCTCGGACGGCGGCTGGGTCTCGGTCGCCAAGACCGCCGAGGGCAAGGGGTCGCAGGGCGGACGCAAGAGCGCCTTCCGCACGCTCGAGAACGGCGTGGCGACCCAGGAGCTGGTCGAGGTCGCCGACGGCTTCGAGCAGCTGGCGGCGCCGTCGGACTACCCGGAGGCGCGCGCCCTGCAGGTGCCGCTCGTGGTCGACGGCGAGCCGGTGCCCGAGTTCGAGGGCCCCTCGGGCGTGCGCAGCGCACGCGAGCACCACCTCCGGGTGCGCGAGGAGCTGCCGATCCGCGCGCTCGCCCTCAGCCGGTCGGATCCGGCGATCCCGACGGTCTACCTCGACGCCGGCGAGGCGTAG
- a CDS encoding phosphohydrolase, whose product MTGIAQSGLAAWAALEHDEEAIWSAHAGLVPGPSVEEVAARLSAAPRAFLPQPGVPPADVAAVARDVFEGAPDGGATAVAAARAIAGHGDRARTGALLAMWLFASPDLVGPLSAPLRTDHAGRALQALALRLAGIRDPAAWVSDAERREEAVRLLLLWAGMLPAGESLIDARTRFDLLDSVQRDATLSRALADEKHRREVQRRLEEARAREAAARYSPE is encoded by the coding sequence ATGACCGGCATCGCGCAGAGCGGGCTCGCGGCCTGGGCGGCGCTGGAGCACGACGAGGAGGCGATCTGGTCGGCTCACGCGGGACTCGTGCCCGGCCCGTCCGTCGAGGAGGTGGCCGCGCGGCTGTCCGCGGCGCCCCGGGCGTTCCTGCCCCAGCCGGGCGTACCCCCGGCCGACGTGGCGGCCGTCGCGCGCGACGTGTTCGAGGGCGCGCCGGACGGCGGGGCGACCGCGGTCGCCGCCGCCCGCGCCATCGCCGGCCACGGCGACCGCGCCCGCACCGGTGCGCTGCTCGCGATGTGGCTGTTCGCCTCGCCCGATCTCGTGGGGCCGCTGTCGGCACCGCTGCGCACAGATCACGCCGGCCGCGCGCTGCAGGCGCTCGCGCTGCGACTGGCGGGCATCCGCGACCCCGCGGCGTGGGTGTCCGACGCCGAGCGGCGCGAGGAGGCCGTCCGGCTCCTGCTGCTGTGGGCCGGCATGCTGCCCGCGGGGGAATCCCTCATCGACGCCCGCACGCGCTTCGATCTGCTCGACTCCGTGCAGCGGGACGCGACGCTGAGCCGCGCGCTCGCCGACGAGAAGCACCGCCGCGAGGTGCAGCGCAGGCTCGAGGAGGCGCGCGCCCGCGAGGCCGCAGCCCGATACAGCCCGGAGTGA